From a region of the Impatiens glandulifera chromosome 4, dImpGla2.1, whole genome shotgun sequence genome:
- the LOC124934394 gene encoding probable carbohydrate esterase At4g34215, protein MEIGNNRKHIFILSGQSNMAGRGGVTKTKQWDQIVPSECNPDPTRIHRLNANLEWEPAHEPLHADIDTNKTCGIGPGMSFANAIKETADQIGLVPCAVGGTAIKEWNRGSDLYENMIKRAKIASSKDGGEIKAVLWYQGESDTMALEDAESYKSKMEDLIRNVREDLDSPLLPVIQVAIVSGGDEKYLEKVREAQKSIDLPEVGCVDAAGLPLKEDNLHLTTEAQVKLGLMLAHTYILNFKSPNSFIPKR, encoded by the coding sequence ATGGAAATCGGAAACAACCGAAAACACATCTTCATACTTTCCGGCCAAAGCAACATGGCTGGTAGAGGCGGCGTCACCAAGACCAAACAATGGGACCAGATCGTTCCATCAGAGTGCAACCCAGATCCAACCCGCATCCACCGCCTCAACGCAAACCTCGAATGGGAACCCGCCCACGAGCCTCTCCACGCCGACATCGACACAAACAAAACCTGCGGTATCGGCCCCGGAATGTCTTTCGCCAACGCAATCAAAGAGACAGCAGACCAGATCGGACTCGTTCCTTGCGCCGTCGGAGGTACAGCCATCAAGGAGTGGAATCGGGGATCAGATCTGTACGAGAACATGATAAAGAGGGCGAAAATCGCCTCATCTAAAGACGGCGGCGAGATCAAGGCGGTTTTATGGTATCAGGGAGAGAGCGATACGATGGCGCTTGAGGATGCAGAAAGTTATAAATCGAAGATGGAGGATCTGATCAGGAATGTTCGAGAAGATCTCGATTCGCCGTTGTTGCCGGTAATTCAGGTGGCTATTGTTTCCGGCGGCGATGAGAAGTATTTAGAGAAAGTAAGGGAGGCGCAGAAGAGTATCGATCTGCCGGAAGTTGGATGCGTCGACGCCGCCGGGTTGCCGTTAAAAGAAGACAATCTACATCTCACCACCGAGGCCCAAGTTAAATTGGGTCTGATGTTAGCCCACACTTACattcttaatttcaaaagcCCAAACTCTTTCATCCCTAAACGCTAA